The window GAATAATGTAGTGTACAGCAGTACAACAACTGTAAGGTGGGAGGAACACGTGTAGAAGGCTTTAAGTCGTCCAGAACTGGAGCGGATCTTCATAATAGAAGCTATTATAAAAACATAGGAAGCAAATGTAAGAAGAAACGGGGTGAACATCATAGGACACAAGGCTTCTATGAAGAAAAGAGTTTCCACGAGTCTTGTGTCATTGCAAGAAATCTGGGTCAAAGGGACAATATCACAAAAGAAGTGGTTGATTTCATTAGTTGTATAGCAAGAAAAGCTGTATACTACCCCCACTGGGGGTAAGACTTCCAAAAAGGCAAAGCACCAGCAGAAAGCAGCCAACAGAACACACGTTTTAGGATTCATAATAGTGTGATAATGCAAAggtttacagatggccaaatatcggTCATAACTCATGGCTGTCAGAATGACCAACTCAAGAATCTGTAATGAGCCAAACATAAACATCTGTGCCATGCAGGCAAAAAAAGAGACCACTTTGTTACCGGTGATGAAATTGGTGAGGATCTTATGCTGGGATACTGTAGTACAAGAAATGTCTACTATGGACAAATTGCccaggaagaagtacatgggggTATGGAGCTGGGGGTCCCGACAAGCAACAAGAATAGTTAGGTTACTACACAAAGTGATGAAATAAATGAGAAGAACCACAAGGAAGATGGGAAGCTGCAGATCTGGGTTATCTGATATCCCTTTAATGATGAAATAGTCAATAAATGtttgatttacatacatttttagataaaagcttaaaatctgaaaatagtacaataaaatgcaatacataTTATAACCGATTTTTCACTTTTACAGGGTTTCACTTTTATAGAAGGGAAACCTGTCATACCTGATAAGAGGATTATATTTCTGTCTTCACAGAGCTCTACAATACATCTCAGTCTAGCAAGGAAGAAGAAGTGAAAGAAAACAAGAAGCGAAGGAGTGAAAGAGGAAGCAATAGAATAGTAAGGTCATCTCTTGCTCTCCCATTCCATCAACATGTTCTCAAGATGCTGATACCAGGTTACATTTGGGTACTTGATCactgtttgcataaaaataaaatatttttttaaagtaatacaaaaCCAGCAGaaacttgcatctagagttgcTTTCAATagcaaacataaaatgtatgattAAGCATAAACTGTTCTGTAAAAACTGCATAGCAGTTGTATAACAAAGCAATGAACTGAACAGGGCTTTGGAAGTTGTTTGCGAATCATATTCCTTATGATAAGGgaataaggctttttttttataacattggtGAACCTTGAATTAACTTTAAGTGGTTCTAAGGGaaccacttttatttttattatatccacaactcactgtACATGCACTGATTATTGGAAagaatacattgctggccattgggtagaatgttgcctctacagatagccaaaaaggttattGATGTTAGTAATTTCAtctaagaggtacaaattgctaaCTCCttagggacccctagcaacctctggaggaatcctagggttcagAATCTGATGTAAGGATTTtgctttttggtatatttttgttaCATGTCCACACATCTCTGAGGTCACCTTGACTGGTAGTCTGGTAGTAATGTGATCAGTTCATACTGGCTGTGTTAAAATGCCCAATTTCTGGATGCTCCTAAAAAACAAGCTCACAAGACATTTTGCAAAAGCCAATAATTCTAAACACCTGTTTCCATGTGTAAACCATTTATGCACGGATCGTTCTTCATATGTGATCTAGTACATGAAAT is drawn from Pyxicephalus adspersus chromosome Z, UCB_Pads_2.0, whole genome shotgun sequence and contains these coding sequences:
- the LOC140343876 gene encoding olfactory receptor 6C3-like — translated: MYVNQTFIDYFIIKGISDNPDLQLPIFLVVLLIYFITLCSNLTILVACRDPQLHTPMYFFLGNLSIVDISCTTVSQHKILTNFITGNKVVSFFACMAQMFMFGSLQILELVILTAMSYDRYLAICKPLHYHTIMNPKTCVLLAAFCWCFAFLEVLPPVGVVYSFSCYTTNEINHFFCDIVPLTQISCNDTRLVETLFFIEALCPMMFTPFLLTFASYVFIIASIMKIRSSSGRLKAFYTCSSHLTVVVLLYTTLFSQYLTPNLGTNCASKNLFALFNTAALPMLNPLIYSLKNKDVKAALMRCKGKSKTHL